The following DNA comes from Flammeovirgaceae bacterium.
GCTTGTATGTGGTACATCTGCCCTTCTTTGTCTGGCAACTGGCCTGTCCCATACCCTGAGGCTTCGTTTACCACAATGGGGGGCTGCACTTCCAGGTACCCTTCATTTGTTGCTTTGTCCAAAAAGAAATTGATGAGGGCACGCTGTAGGCGCGCGCCTTTTCCTTTGTAAACGGGAAAGCCCGCTCCGCTTATTTTATTGCCCAGGTCAAAGTCAATGATGTCATATTTTTTGATGAGGTCCCAATGGGGCAGTGCCCCCGGGGAAAGGGCAGGCAGGCTTCCCTTTTCAAAAACGGTAATGTTCTCCTCGGCACCTTTGCCGGCAGGCACGCTTTCATGCGGTACGTTGGGTATAAGGTACAAGGTGTTTTTCAACTCCTCTTCAACCGCCTCCAGGCCCGCGGAAAGCGCAGTGGAGGATTTCTTTAGCTCGGCCGTTTTCGCTTTTATCGCCCCTGCCTCTTCCTTTTTTCCTGCCTTCATCAGGTTGCCTATTTCCCTGGCAAGTTTGTTGGCTTCCGCGAGCACCTCATCATGCTCAAGCTGCTTTCCCCTTCGGCCTTTGTCCAGGGCGATCACCTTGTCGACCAACGGGGCGGCATCCTTAAAACCGCGTTTCAAAAGGCCCGCAATAACCTTTTCCCTTTCTTCGCGGATGACATTTACCTGCAACATATAAGCGTGTTTATACGTCCAAAATTAGTCATCCTGGGGCAAAATTTTTCGGTCTGGATTTGATTATATTCAATTTTGAAGTATAATTGCACTGTCATCGAGGCCTACCCGGGCCATTTGATCTTATAGATACTCAATTCCTGCAAGCTACACCTTATTCCAACACCTGAATGGTTCAGAATTATAGTTCTGATTTTGCAAGCACAAGAACT
Coding sequences within:
- the serS gene encoding serine--tRNA ligase, with the translated sequence MLQVNVIREEREKVIAGLLKRGFKDAAPLVDKVIALDKGRRGKQLEHDEVLAEANKLAREIGNLMKAGKKEEAGAIKAKTAELKKSSTALSAGLEAVEEELKNTLYLIPNVPHESVPAGKGAEENITVFEKGSLPALSPGALPHWDLIKKYDIIDFDLGNKISGAGFPVYKGKGARLQRALINFFLDKATNEGYLEVQPPIVVNEASGYGTGQLPDKEGQMYHIQADNLYMIPTAEVPITNLYRDVILAVEDLPIKNVGYTPCFRREAGSWGAHVRGLNRLHQFDKVEIVRISLPENSYATLDEMCHYVQGLLEELELPYRKLLLCGGDLGVNSALTYDMEVYAGAQKRWLEVSSISNFETFQANRLKLRYKNKEGKPQLLHTLNGSALALPRIVAALLENNQTGKGIAIPKALWEYTGFKVIE